A genomic window from Flavobacterium azooxidireducens includes:
- a CDS encoding AAA family ATPase, with protein MEIKNLNRESHLYFISLDLGSVGCFKEAQKLDLSDNKGKYSPWTIILGDNGSGKTTLLKVIANSFILNEFKNNQKFYSQKQPLTIITNPNGIYNSKSFVRYRLNNDRTKKHYFISITSDKDGSNVKELTFDADLNNLLLFSYGASRRMSKNPSFSSNSFNQDKLSSLFDESVELINVEEWYLQKYLAVQTSDIEIKNQLVNQLEIIKNILIDFLPDVFDLRIKEVKNLNDKSSLEVKINTKDWINLRDLSFGYQTITALLVDIASKMMEEYPEKDNPLEQPVIILIDEIDLHLHPKWQRTVINKLSHHFPKAQFIVTAHSPLIVQAAQDRNANIVVCRKDGDKVVIDNNPESVTGWRIDQILTSDLFEVESPRSKETQKAVDDYIKLKGKKNLAKSDLEKLESLTPLVQEVYGQKKEESELDIKLKKFAEKYLK; from the coding sequence ATGGAAATTAAAAATTTAAATAGAGAAAGTCACTTGTATTTCATTTCGTTAGATTTGGGAAGCGTAGGTTGTTTCAAGGAGGCTCAAAAGTTAGATTTGTCTGATAATAAGGGGAAGTATTCACCTTGGACAATTATACTTGGAGATAATGGATCAGGTAAGACAACATTATTGAAAGTGATTGCAAATTCATTTATATTAAATGAGTTTAAGAACAATCAAAAATTTTACAGCCAAAAGCAACCTTTAACTATTATAACTAATCCTAATGGAATTTATAACAGTAAGAGTTTTGTTCGCTACAGATTAAATAATGATAGAACTAAAAAACATTATTTTATATCAATTACCTCTGATAAGGACGGATCTAATGTAAAAGAATTGACTTTTGACGCAGATTTGAATAACTTATTACTTTTTTCTTATGGTGCTTCTAGACGGATGAGTAAAAACCCAAGCTTTTCAAGTAACTCCTTTAATCAAGATAAACTTTCATCTCTATTTGATGAAAGTGTTGAATTAATAAATGTGGAAGAATGGTATTTGCAAAAGTATTTAGCTGTTCAAACCTCCGATATTGAAATTAAAAATCAATTAGTAAATCAATTAGAAATTATTAAAAATATTTTAATTGATTTTCTTCCTGATGTTTTTGATTTAAGAATAAAAGAAGTCAAAAATTTAAATGATAAATCTTCATTAGAAGTTAAAATTAATACTAAAGATTGGATTAATCTAAGAGACTTAAGCTTTGGTTATCAAACCATAACAGCTTTATTAGTAGATATAGCATCAAAAATGATGGAAGAATATCCAGAAAAAGACAACCCATTAGAACAACCGGTAATTATTTTGATTGATGAAATTGATTTACACTTACATCCTAAATGGCAAAGAACAGTTATAAATAAACTATCGCACCACTTTCCAAAGGCACAATTTATTGTTACTGCTCACAGTCCATTAATTGTTCAAGCAGCTCAAGACAGAAATGCAAATATTGTAGTATGTAGAAAAGATGGAGATAAAGTTGTTATAGATAATAATCCAGAGAGTGTTACAGGTTGGAGAATTGATCAAATTTTGACATCTGATTTGTTTGAGGTTGAAAGCCCAAGATCTAAAGAAACTCAAAAGGCTGTTGATGACTATATCAAATTAAAAGGCAAGAAAAACCTAGCTAAATCTGATTTAGAAAAATTAGAATCATTAACACCGCTAGTTCAAGAAGTTTACGGACAAAAAAAGGAGGAATCTGAATTAGATATTAAACTAAAGAAGTTCGCTGAAAAATATTTAAAATGA
- a CDS encoding retron system putative HNH endonuclease, with product MIKVTRTAKPNVLVQNSLNWTEQYLLAKEVYTQSNTLANKKAIGKAEKRYNHTDVKSALKKMFNKKCAFCESRITHVDYGQIEHFKPKSKYPELCFEWNNFLLSCSICNGKANKGDKFPLENEDGPFIHPVDENPQDFFKFEYDDLTQTFLLFPANQRAETTIKILGLNREDLVENRTIELKKILFFLEDLIGENFDEQKFNAFEKMFSEKDQYFAFISALIQKIRSNI from the coding sequence ATGATAAAAGTAACTAGAACAGCAAAGCCAAATGTTTTAGTTCAAAATTCTTTAAATTGGACTGAACAGTATTTATTAGCAAAAGAAGTTTATACTCAATCTAATACATTAGCAAACAAAAAAGCAATAGGTAAAGCTGAAAAACGCTATAATCACACAGACGTTAAATCGGCTTTAAAGAAGATGTTTAATAAAAAATGTGCTTTTTGCGAAAGTCGTATCACGCATGTAGATTACGGTCAGATTGAACACTTCAAGCCTAAATCTAAATATCCTGAACTATGTTTTGAATGGAATAATTTTTTATTATCATGTTCTATTTGTAATGGAAAAGCGAATAAAGGAGATAAATTTCCTTTGGAAAATGAAGATGGGCCTTTTATTCATCCAGTTGATGAGAATCCGCAAGATTTTTTTAAATTTGAATACGACGATTTGACTCAAACTTTTCTACTTTTCCCGGCTAATCAAAGAGCAGAAACTACTATCAAGATATTGGGTTTAAATAGAGAGGATTTGGTTGAAAATAGAACTATTGAGTTAAAAAAAATTTTATTTTTTTTAGAGGATTTAATTGGGGAAAATTTTGACGAACAAAAATTTAATGCTTTTGAAAAAATGTTTTCTGAAAAGGATCAATACTTTGCTTTTATTTCAGCTTTAATTCAAAAAATTAGAAGTAATATTTAA
- a CDS encoding twin-arginine translocase TatA/TatE family subunit → MNALAIFLGFIGPWQIGLIIVVILLLFGGKKIPELMKGLGSGIKEFKNAAKEDQPADKKEEEDKK, encoded by the coding sequence ATGAATGCATTAGCAATATTTTTAGGTTTCATTGGTCCTTGGCAAATAGGTTTAATCATTGTAGTAATTTTGCTTTTATTTGGTGGGAAAAAAATTCCGGAATTAATGAAAGGCTTAGGAAGCGGAATCAAGGAATTTAAAAATGCCGCCAAAGAAGACCAACCGGCAGACAAAAAAGAAGAAGAAGACAAAAAATAG
- a CDS encoding M23 family metallopeptidase, protein MSAKRLKRQRLKKQLFTKNRLVILNEESFEEIFSLKLNLMNVFVVVTISAILIISITTYIIAFTPLREFIPGYASNKLKKDATILAVKSDSLALEVKKNELYIQSIKKILTGDLEYAKFNKDSILNPETVDVSKDKLNPSEEELKLREQVALEDKYNLFEKAQSKVNLVLFPPVRGHITEKYSAVNKHFAVDIAVPKDTPIKSVANGTVVFADWTPSTGNVIIIKHRDAILSVYKHAAILTKTQGDVVRTGEVIGLAGSTGKESTGIHLHFELWKDGFTIDPTQFIDFE, encoded by the coding sequence ATGTCTGCAAAAAGACTAAAAAGACAACGACTTAAAAAACAATTATTCACCAAAAACCGTTTGGTTATTTTAAATGAAGAATCATTTGAAGAGATTTTTTCATTAAAACTCAATTTGATGAATGTTTTTGTGGTGGTAACCATTTCGGCGATTTTAATCATTTCTATCACAACCTATATTATTGCTTTTACGCCTTTACGGGAGTTTATTCCGGGTTATGCATCCAATAAATTGAAAAAAGATGCTACTATTCTTGCTGTAAAATCAGATTCTTTGGCCTTGGAAGTAAAGAAAAACGAACTCTATATTCAATCAATAAAAAAAATTCTAACCGGCGATTTAGAGTATGCTAAGTTCAATAAAGATTCAATTTTAAATCCGGAAACGGTTGATGTTTCAAAAGATAAATTAAATCCTTCCGAAGAAGAACTAAAACTTCGAGAACAAGTAGCTTTGGAAGACAAATACAATCTTTTTGAAAAAGCCCAATCAAAAGTAAATTTGGTTCTATTTCCTCCGGTTAGAGGACATATTACTGAAAAATACAGTGCTGTAAACAAACATTTTGCTGTTGATATAGCCGTTCCAAAAGACACGCCAATTAAATCAGTTGCCAACGGAACCGTTGTTTTTGCCGATTGGACACCTTCTACCGGAAACGTGATAATCATCAAACACCGTGATGCTATTTTATCAGTTTATAAACATGCAGCAATATTAACCAAAACCCAAGGCGATGTGGTGCGAACCGGCGAAGTAATTGGTTTGGCCGGATCTACCGGAAAAGAATCAACCGGAATTCACTTGCATTTTGAACTTTGGAAAGATGGATTTACCATCGATCCAACCCAATTTATTGATTTTGAATAA